In one Corallococcus sp. EGB genomic region, the following are encoded:
- a CDS encoding glycosyltransferase family 4 protein, with product MAPPNSPPIRALILAMEYTPNIAGGVGTYVYELARGLVQEGCEVEVVAYTPGEPAVLREPRLTVHLVPPSRESLSQAAKLSLVGGLRLFNEDLLRAARERLREAKPDIIHFHQWHTHRAARALGQEAGVPVLGTSHYISEPAERWWGQTPDPEILEEERSLYDGSNPIISVSASMSRLIQETYGLSPALLHTIHCAMDAEPFRKPSHSPDDYARLRATVATPQDPIVLYTGRLHQMKGISAIFGAAERVLAKRPQVRFLLTGGTDSRESTKMVQELSQRYAPLLHRIKLLGKLPREHLGLLHRIADIAVVPSLYEPFGYTVIEAMASGLPLVVTDSGGPAEIVVPGETGLIVPVKPGAPGGPREVDVDAFADALLELLADPARARRMGETGQRRVVEVFNLPRMVAANLAVYHQVLRAPARPAPHAVAHEARS from the coding sequence ATGGCTCCTCCCAACTCCCCGCCCATCCGGGCGCTCATCCTGGCCATGGAGTACACGCCCAACATCGCCGGCGGCGTGGGCACGTACGTGTACGAGCTGGCGCGCGGCCTGGTGCAGGAAGGCTGCGAGGTCGAGGTCGTCGCGTACACGCCGGGCGAGCCCGCGGTGCTGCGCGAGCCCCGGCTCACGGTGCACCTGGTGCCGCCCAGCCGCGAGAGCCTGTCCCAGGCGGCGAAGCTGTCGCTCGTGGGCGGCCTCCGCCTCTTCAACGAGGACCTGCTGCGCGCCGCGCGCGAGCGCCTGCGCGAGGCGAAGCCGGACATCATCCACTTCCACCAGTGGCACACGCACCGCGCCGCGCGGGCGCTGGGCCAGGAGGCCGGCGTGCCCGTGCTGGGCACCAGCCACTACATCTCCGAGCCCGCCGAGCGCTGGTGGGGCCAGACGCCCGACCCCGAAATCCTGGAGGAGGAGCGGAGCCTCTACGACGGCTCCAACCCCATCATCTCCGTGAGCGCGTCCATGAGCCGGCTCATCCAGGAGACGTACGGCCTGTCCCCGGCGCTGCTGCACACCATCCACTGCGCCATGGACGCCGAGCCCTTCCGCAAGCCATCCCACTCGCCGGACGACTACGCGCGGCTGCGCGCCACCGTGGCCACGCCCCAGGACCCCATCGTCCTCTACACGGGCCGGCTCCATCAGATGAAGGGCATCAGCGCCATCTTCGGCGCGGCGGAGCGGGTGCTGGCGAAGCGGCCGCAGGTGCGGTTCCTGCTCACGGGCGGCACCGACTCGCGCGAGTCCACGAAGATGGTGCAGGAGCTGTCCCAGCGCTACGCGCCGCTGCTCCACCGCATCAAGCTCTTGGGCAAGCTGCCGCGCGAGCACCTGGGCCTGCTCCACCGCATCGCGGACATCGCGGTGGTGCCCTCGCTGTACGAGCCCTTCGGCTACACCGTCATCGAGGCCATGGCCTCGGGCCTGCCGCTCGTCGTCACGGACTCCGGAGGCCCCGCGGAGATCGTCGTGCCCGGAGAGACGGGCCTCATCGTCCCCGTGAAGCCGGGCGCGCCGGGCGGCCCCCGCGAGGTGGACGTGGACGCGTTCGCGGACGCGCTGCTGGAGCTGCTGGCGGACCCCGCCCGGGCCCGCCGCATGGGGGAGACGGGACAGCGCCGCGTCGTGGAGGTGTTCAACCTTCCGCGCATGGTCGCCGCGAACCTCGCCGTGTATCACCAGGTGCTGCGCGCCCCCGCGAGGCCCGCGCCCCACGCCGTCGCGCACGAGGCCCGGTCATGA
- a CDS encoding GNAT family N-acetyltransferase: MPVTIRPAKDPDAPALGRMGAALARQHHGFDPRRFMVPDDVESGYRWWLGKEARRPQEAVVLVAELDGEVVGYCYGRLEGVDWNMLLDRHGALHDIWVDEKARGTGTGRLLAEAMVERLAELGAPRVVLHTAAKNEAAQRLFARLGWRPTMVEMTREAPRGS; encoded by the coding sequence ATGCCCGTCACCATCCGCCCCGCCAAGGACCCGGACGCGCCCGCCCTTGGCCGCATGGGCGCGGCGCTCGCACGTCAACACCACGGCTTCGACCCCCGACGCTTCATGGTCCCGGACGACGTGGAGTCCGGCTACCGCTGGTGGCTGGGCAAGGAGGCGCGCCGTCCGCAGGAGGCCGTGGTGCTCGTGGCGGAGCTGGACGGCGAGGTCGTGGGCTACTGCTACGGCCGGCTGGAGGGCGTGGACTGGAACATGCTCCTCGACCGGCACGGCGCGCTGCACGACATCTGGGTGGACGAGAAGGCGCGCGGCACCGGCACCGGCCGGCTGCTCGCGGAGGCCATGGTGGAGCGGCTCGCGGAGCTGGGGGCGCCGCGCGTCGTGCTCCACACCGCCGCGAAGAACGAAGCCGCGCAACGGCTGTTCGCGCGCCTGGGCTGGCGCCCCACCATGGTGGAGATGACCCGCGAGGCGCCGCGCGGCTCCTAG
- the mug gene encoding G/U mismatch-specific DNA glycosylase: MKDLLAPGLRVLFCGINPSLYSAVVGVHFARPGNRFWPSLHASGFTPRRLDPSEQEELLALGLGITNVVDRATASADMLAPEEYAGGAKSLERKVKRYRPRYLAVLGLGAYRTAFARPKARFGPQEQTLGGTRLWVLPNPSGLNASYQLPDLARLYGELRRAAEAP, from the coding sequence ATGAAGGACCTGCTGGCCCCGGGCCTGCGCGTGCTCTTCTGCGGCATCAACCCCAGCCTCTACTCCGCGGTGGTGGGCGTGCACTTCGCGCGGCCGGGCAACCGCTTCTGGCCCTCGCTGCATGCGTCGGGCTTCACGCCGCGCCGCCTGGACCCGTCCGAACAGGAGGAGCTGCTGGCCCTGGGCCTGGGCATCACCAACGTGGTGGACCGGGCCACCGCGAGCGCGGACATGCTGGCCCCGGAGGAGTACGCGGGGGGCGCGAAGTCACTGGAGCGCAAGGTGAAGCGCTACCGCCCCAGGTACCTCGCGGTGCTGGGGCTGGGCGCGTACCGCACCGCCTTCGCGCGGCCGAAGGCGAGGTTCGGACCGCAGGAGCAGACGCTGGGTGGCACGCGGCTGTGGGTGCTGCCCAATCCCAGCGGGCTCAACGCCAGCTACCAGCTGCCGGACCTGGCGCGGCTGTACGGCGAGCTGCGCCGCGCGGCCGAAGCGCCCTGA
- a CDS encoding glycosyltransferase 87 family protein, with product MSASTPSASHRLMPRHWVALAVSVVPLVLYAAFSSREGDLPLYFQTSRAFLDGAVPNRDFRFEYPPYAMLWFVPAAWLGGDVRGFVVAFGLELTLFDAFIKWLLLSEGVRRWGTARRAWAPFAAYFVVGWIQSVHALKRYDLIPAALALGALVALMRRREGWAGAALAVGTVTKLFPAVLVPLALAVSWRRGAKPTRALVTGLVAGVLPLLPLSLVWPWWRFASFHVERGLQVEAFSAGLLWAAHLLGFADVQWVHAPAAYELHGAAAEAVRDITRKLWVVGSLLAAAVSVRAAWRRPPVLIEDVARLALVPLVAFVILNPVLSPQYLIWLTGAAALALLSGAVGPSAVLLVAAAITRGLFAGSTYRTGFQPSFTVLLLARNAMVLGVGLVWAREAWRRGRPAPVSGASADVVPHSGP from the coding sequence GTGTCCGCTTCGACTCCGTCCGCTTCGCACCGGCTCATGCCCAGGCACTGGGTCGCGCTCGCCGTGAGCGTGGTGCCGCTCGTGCTCTACGCGGCCTTCTCCAGCCGCGAAGGCGACCTGCCGCTGTACTTCCAGACGTCCCGCGCGTTCCTGGACGGCGCGGTGCCCAACCGCGACTTCCGCTTCGAGTACCCGCCCTACGCGATGCTGTGGTTCGTTCCCGCGGCGTGGTTGGGCGGCGACGTGCGCGGCTTCGTCGTCGCGTTCGGCCTGGAGCTCACGCTCTTCGACGCGTTCATCAAGTGGCTGCTGCTGTCGGAAGGCGTGCGCCGCTGGGGCACGGCCCGGCGCGCGTGGGCGCCGTTCGCGGCGTACTTCGTCGTCGGGTGGATCCAGAGTGTTCACGCCCTCAAGCGCTATGACCTGATTCCGGCCGCGCTCGCGCTGGGCGCGCTGGTGGCCCTGATGCGCCGGCGCGAAGGCTGGGCGGGCGCGGCGCTCGCGGTGGGCACCGTCACCAAGCTGTTCCCGGCCGTGCTCGTGCCGCTGGCCCTGGCCGTGAGCTGGCGCCGGGGCGCGAAGCCCACGCGGGCCCTGGTCACCGGCCTGGTCGCGGGCGTGCTGCCGCTCCTGCCGCTGAGCCTCGTGTGGCCGTGGTGGCGGTTCGCGTCCTTCCACGTCGAGCGGGGCCTGCAGGTGGAGGCCTTCTCCGCGGGCCTGCTCTGGGCCGCGCACCTGCTGGGCTTCGCCGACGTCCAGTGGGTCCATGCCCCCGCCGCCTACGAGCTGCACGGCGCGGCCGCGGAGGCCGTGCGCGACATCACCCGGAAGCTGTGGGTCGTGGGCTCGCTGCTGGCCGCGGCGGTGTCGGTGCGCGCCGCGTGGCGCAGGCCCCCGGTGCTCATCGAGGACGTGGCCCGGCTGGCGCTGGTGCCGCTCGTGGCCTTCGTCATCCTCAACCCGGTGCTGAGCCCGCAGTACCTCATCTGGCTCACCGGGGCCGCCGCGCTCGCGCTGCTGTCCGGCGCCGTGGGGCCGTCCGCCGTGCTGCTCGTGGCCGCCGCCATCACCCGGGGCCTCTTCGCGGGCAGCACCTACCGCACGGGCTTCCAGCCGTCCTTCACGGTGCTGCTCCTGGCGCGCAACGCGATGGTGCTGGGCGTGGGGCTCGTCTGGGCCCGCGAGGCCTGGCGGCGGGGACGCCCCGCGCCGGTGAGCGGGGCGTCCGCGGACGTGGTCCCTCATTCCGGGCCTTGA
- a CDS encoding 3'(2'),5'-bisphosphate nucleotidase CysQ, with product MPALAPELEVARRIARQAGDILLQVYATDFSVTDKAGGAGPVTLADERANAFIVGELRKAFPSDGVVAEESEDASDAKRFNRCWFVDPLDGTQEFVNRNGEFAIHIGLAVEGRAALGVVYRAVGDVLYSGVVGEQGHVEDPRGRRALRVSDVADPAALRLVVSRSHRSKTTDAVVQRLGITKETESGSVGLKCGLLAEARCDLYVHVSDKSYRWDNCAPEAVIRSAGGVLTDLAGDAYLYDGSELQNRRGLLACNAAAFDKVLPVASQVAREAGLLK from the coding sequence ATGCCCGCACTCGCCCCAGAGCTCGAAGTGGCCCGGCGCATCGCGCGCCAGGCTGGTGACATCCTCCTGCAGGTCTACGCCACGGACTTCTCCGTCACGGACAAGGCCGGAGGCGCGGGGCCCGTCACGTTGGCGGACGAGCGGGCCAACGCCTTCATCGTGGGCGAGCTGCGCAAGGCCTTCCCCTCGGACGGCGTGGTGGCGGAGGAGAGCGAGGACGCCTCCGACGCGAAGCGCTTCAATCGCTGCTGGTTCGTGGATCCGCTCGACGGGACGCAGGAGTTCGTCAACCGCAACGGCGAGTTCGCCATCCACATCGGCCTGGCGGTGGAGGGCCGGGCCGCGCTGGGCGTCGTCTACCGCGCGGTGGGGGACGTGCTGTACTCGGGCGTGGTGGGCGAGCAGGGCCATGTCGAGGACCCGCGGGGGCGCCGCGCGCTGCGCGTGTCGGACGTGGCGGACCCCGCGGCGCTGCGGCTCGTGGTGTCGCGCTCGCACCGCTCGAAGACGACGGACGCGGTGGTGCAGCGGCTGGGCATCACGAAGGAGACGGAGTCCGGTTCGGTGGGCCTCAAGTGCGGCCTCCTGGCGGAGGCGCGCTGCGACCTCTACGTGCACGTGAGCGACAAGAGCTACCGCTGGGACAACTGCGCGCCGGAGGCCGTCATCCGCTCCGCGGGCGGCGTGCTCACGGACCTGGCGGGCGACGCGTACCTGTACGACGGCTCCGAGCTCCAGAACCGCCGCGGCCTGCTCGCGTGCAACGCCGCCGCCTTCGACAAGGTGCTGCCCGTCGCCTCGCAGGTGGCCCGCGAGGCCGGCCTGCTCAAGTAG
- a CDS encoding DUF3592 domain-containing protein, with the protein MMKWLMGLALLGFGVALAFAGGRMVYRSKASKDWPTVQGTVVSSRVETLRSKRAVSFRPDVSYRYEVNGVPYTSDTVAFDGHGSGGLAEAQAVSRHYVAGAPVTLHYEPGDPSVACLQCGDTGFVNYIVTAVGAVFALVAGWGLLEMARTSARDGKSTVPQMRAKAR; encoded by the coding sequence ATGATGAAGTGGCTGATGGGACTGGCACTGCTGGGCTTCGGCGTGGCGCTGGCGTTCGCGGGCGGGCGGATGGTGTACCGCTCGAAGGCGAGCAAGGACTGGCCCACCGTGCAGGGCACCGTGGTCAGCTCCCGCGTGGAGACGCTGCGCAGCAAGCGCGCGGTGAGCTTCCGCCCGGACGTGAGCTACCGCTACGAGGTGAACGGCGTGCCCTACACCTCCGACACGGTGGCCTTCGACGGCCACGGCTCCGGCGGGCTCGCGGAGGCGCAGGCTGTGTCGCGCCACTACGTGGCCGGCGCTCCGGTGACGCTGCACTACGAGCCGGGGGACCCGTCCGTGGCGTGCCTCCAGTGCGGCGACACGGGCTTCGTGAACTACATCGTGACGGCGGTCGGCGCGGTGTTCGCCCTCGTGGCCGGCTGGGGCCTCCTGGAGATGGCCCGCACCAGCGCGCGAGACGGCAAGAGCACCGTGCCCCAGATGCGCGCGAAGGCCCGCTAG
- a CDS encoding cupin-like domain-containing protein: protein MSTATPLTGDAARSPARRALPADNRRAFFDALEADDLPVILTDGMKGWPAEKQWTFDWFARELGETRVPVEWLRYSRKDGGGVERVGRVREQTLREYVQTVKGPGAKDAGYLIGNDMFRILPQLRGDVRFQDYDVPHRLTEQLFFMGPKGCFTQLHLDRAHNLHAVMVGRKQWQLYSPRRDKDLRPTKLGHVWSVMSEHDLAPDGGFPEQLPGGQRPDYDFVLEAGEILFLPYGWWHRVLTVEDAIATNYWWWTWSMLARIGPRLIPSITLSALSRMRKQRVLGREFKEQ, encoded by the coding sequence ATGAGCACCGCGACGCCCCTCACCGGCGACGCCGCGCGCTCGCCGGCGCGCAGGGCGCTGCCGGCCGACAACCGGCGGGCCTTCTTCGACGCGCTGGAAGCCGACGACCTGCCCGTCATCCTCACCGACGGCATGAAGGGCTGGCCCGCGGAGAAGCAGTGGACCTTCGACTGGTTCGCCCGGGAGCTGGGCGAGACGCGCGTCCCCGTGGAGTGGCTGCGCTACAGCCGCAAGGACGGGGGCGGCGTGGAGCGCGTGGGCCGGGTGCGCGAGCAGACGCTGCGCGAGTACGTCCAGACGGTGAAGGGCCCGGGCGCGAAGGACGCGGGCTACCTCATCGGCAACGACATGTTCCGCATCCTCCCCCAGCTGCGCGGCGACGTGCGCTTCCAGGACTACGACGTCCCGCACCGGCTCACCGAGCAGCTCTTCTTCATGGGCCCCAAGGGCTGCTTCACCCAGCTGCACCTGGACCGCGCCCACAACCTGCACGCGGTGATGGTGGGCCGCAAGCAGTGGCAGTTGTACTCGCCCCGGCGCGACAAGGACCTGAGGCCCACGAAGCTGGGCCACGTCTGGTCGGTGATGAGCGAGCACGACCTGGCGCCCGACGGCGGATTCCCGGAGCAGCTGCCCGGGGGCCAGCGGCCCGACTACGACTTCGTGCTGGAGGCCGGGGAGATCCTCTTCCTGCCGTACGGCTGGTGGCACCGCGTGCTCACCGTGGAGGACGCCATCGCCACCAACTACTGGTGGTGGACCTGGTCCATGCTGGCGCGCATCGGGCCCCGGCTCATCCCGTCCATCACCTTGAGCGCGCTCAGCCGCATGCGCAAGCAGCGCGTGCTGGGCCGCGAGTTCAAGGAGCAGTGA
- a CDS encoding thioesterase II family protein, whose protein sequence is MSTTAPSRGLAFHEPPPSAWARLFCLPHAGGSASLFRAWQKELGPDIEVCPVQLPGRENRLREPPLRELPRMMDLLVDVVSALPDKPFALFGHSMGALLAYELARALRERGLPAPLHLFVASYRAPQTLATAPATPSTHDIDVAEARRLGAALSLSGEMAEEMLALMRGTLLADTALCESYRFQPGPPLTCPVSAFRGIDDYVPEDATEAWRELSTGRFATQTFLGDHFFLRNTPRGLIQNLRRSLVKRPASPHPQAQEPHR, encoded by the coding sequence ATGAGCACGACGGCGCCCTCCCGGGGCCTGGCCTTCCACGAGCCCCCGCCGTCCGCGTGGGCGCGGCTGTTCTGCCTGCCACACGCGGGCGGCAGCGCCTCGCTCTTCCGCGCCTGGCAGAAGGAGCTGGGACCGGACATCGAGGTCTGTCCCGTGCAGCTGCCCGGCCGGGAGAACCGGCTGCGCGAGCCGCCGCTGCGCGAGCTGCCCCGGATGATGGACTTGCTGGTGGACGTCGTCTCCGCGCTCCCGGACAAGCCCTTCGCCCTCTTCGGGCACAGCATGGGCGCCCTGCTCGCCTATGAGCTGGCGCGCGCGCTGCGCGAGCGGGGGCTACCCGCGCCGCTGCACCTCTTCGTCGCCAGCTACCGCGCGCCCCAGACGCTCGCGACGGCGCCGGCCACGCCGTCCACCCACGACATCGACGTGGCCGAGGCCCGGCGCCTGGGCGCGGCGCTGTCGCTGTCCGGGGAGATGGCGGAGGAGATGCTTGCGCTGATGCGCGGCACCCTGCTGGCGGACACCGCCCTGTGCGAGTCCTACCGCTTCCAGCCGGGGCCGCCGCTGACGTGTCCCGTGTCCGCCTTCCGGGGCATCGACGACTACGTCCCCGAGGACGCCACGGAGGCGTGGCGCGAGCTGAGCACCGGCCGCTTCGCCACCCAGACCTTCCTGGGCGACCACTTCTTCCTGCGAAACACCCCGCGCGGGCTCATCCAGAACCTGCGCCGGAGCCTCGTGAAACGTCCCGCATCCCCTCATCCGCAAGCCCAGGAGCCACACCGATGA
- a CDS encoding type I polyketide synthase: MSQTPAGTEIAIVGMAGRFPGARSLEEFWRNVCDGVESIEPLTDEEALKAGVAPAALADPRFIKVASRLEDVAGFDAAFFGYTPREAELMDPQHRLFLECALEALEDSGHASPPEDLLVGVFGGQALSTYLVLNLLGNSELMRTADPLQLNLGNAGSFLTTRASYKLDLKGPSFNVESACSTSLVAVHVACQSLLNHECDVALAGGVSINLGIQGGYRYVEGGILSPDGHCRPFDAHARGIVFGSGAGVVALQRLEDALASGSPIHAIIRGSAVNNDGGARVGYTAPGVEGQASVISEALGNAGVSAGSIGYVEAHGTGTPLGDPIEVQALTRAFGDEAVGPRTCALGSLKANVGHLDAAAGIAGLIKAALALKHRKLPPSLNCDTPNPNIPWEKSPFYVNTALREWKASPHGPRRAGVSSFGMGGTNAHVILEEPPARAPRPAAAEAPEVLVLSARTATALAAQTERLSEHLRAHPHLALADVAHTLQVGRRRHAHRRTVVCQGREDALAALGDPSRLLTEFEERSRRGVVFMFPGQGSQHVGMGRGLYGGERAFRAEVDACATKLAPHLGLDLRTVLYPAARDEEAAAAQLRQTRLAQPALFTIEYALAKLWMSWGIQPEAMVGHSIGEYVAACLAGVFSLDDALALVAARGQLMQELPPGAMLSVALAEEELAPLLDARLSVAAVNAPGLTVVAGPVDAVEGLKGRLQARGVAHRPLHTSHAFHSQLMDPILAPFTERVRRVRLSAPRIPYLSNVTGTWVTAQEATNPTAWANHLRQPVRFAAGLQTLGASPVLLEVGPGRTLATFASRHTGLRVPATTVTSLPHPEEKTPDALVARAALGRLWMAGVDVDWAAVHAGAPRQRVSLPTYPFERKRYWVSPDGPRTHAAAHAPEEARASEAPEAAPDPGHTRPALRTEFVAPSTEDERALARVWEEVLGVRPVGVHDDFFALGGHSLLATTLVGRLRDTFGAALPLQALFEAPTIHRLAALVERQRVHPGHSDPEVAALLRVLEELTTRKEAAPRTP, from the coding sequence GTGTCCCAGACCCCAGCAGGTACGGAGATCGCAATCGTCGGCATGGCCGGACGCTTCCCGGGAGCCCGCTCCCTGGAGGAGTTCTGGCGCAACGTGTGCGACGGCGTGGAGTCCATCGAGCCCCTCACGGACGAGGAGGCGCTCAAGGCGGGGGTGGCCCCCGCGGCGCTGGCGGACCCCCGGTTCATCAAGGTGGCCTCCCGGCTGGAGGACGTCGCCGGCTTCGACGCGGCCTTCTTCGGCTACACGCCGCGCGAGGCGGAGCTGATGGACCCGCAGCACCGCCTCTTCCTGGAGTGCGCGCTGGAGGCCCTGGAGGACTCCGGTCACGCGTCCCCGCCGGAGGACCTGCTGGTGGGCGTCTTCGGCGGCCAGGCCCTGAGCACCTACCTGGTGCTGAACCTGCTGGGCAACTCGGAGCTGATGCGCACGGCGGATCCGCTCCAGCTCAACCTGGGCAACGCGGGCAGCTTCCTCACCACGCGCGCCTCCTACAAGCTGGACCTGAAGGGCCCCAGCTTCAACGTGGAGAGCGCCTGTTCCACCTCGCTCGTCGCGGTGCACGTCGCGTGTCAGAGCCTGCTCAACCACGAATGCGACGTGGCGCTGGCGGGCGGCGTGTCCATCAACCTGGGCATCCAGGGCGGCTACCGCTACGTCGAGGGCGGCATCCTCTCCCCGGACGGGCACTGCCGGCCCTTCGACGCGCACGCGCGCGGCATCGTCTTCGGCAGCGGCGCGGGCGTGGTGGCGTTGCAGCGGCTGGAGGACGCGCTGGCGAGCGGCAGCCCCATCCACGCCATCATCCGCGGCTCCGCGGTGAACAACGACGGCGGCGCGCGCGTGGGCTACACCGCCCCGGGCGTGGAGGGCCAGGCGTCCGTCATCTCCGAGGCCCTGGGCAACGCGGGCGTGTCCGCGGGCAGCATCGGCTATGTGGAGGCGCACGGCACGGGCACGCCGCTGGGCGACCCCATCGAGGTCCAGGCGCTCACGCGCGCCTTCGGTGACGAGGCCGTGGGGCCGCGCACCTGCGCGCTGGGCTCGCTCAAGGCGAACGTGGGCCACCTGGACGCGGCCGCGGGCATCGCGGGGCTCATCAAGGCGGCGCTCGCGCTCAAGCACCGCAAGCTGCCGCCCAGCCTGAACTGCGACACGCCCAACCCCAACATCCCCTGGGAGAAGAGCCCCTTCTACGTCAACACCGCGCTGCGCGAGTGGAAGGCCTCCCCCCACGGCCCCCGCCGCGCGGGCGTGAGCAGCTTCGGCATGGGCGGCACCAACGCCCATGTCATCCTGGAGGAGCCCCCCGCGCGCGCCCCCCGGCCCGCGGCGGCGGAGGCGCCGGAGGTGCTGGTGCTGTCGGCGCGCACGGCCACCGCGCTCGCGGCGCAGACGGAGCGGCTCTCGGAGCACCTGCGCGCCCACCCCCACCTCGCGCTGGCGGACGTGGCCCACACGCTCCAGGTGGGCCGGCGCCGCCACGCCCACCGCCGGACGGTGGTGTGTCAGGGCCGCGAGGACGCGCTGGCCGCGCTGGGCGACCCGTCGCGCCTGCTCACGGAGTTCGAGGAGCGCTCGCGGCGCGGCGTGGTCTTCATGTTCCCCGGCCAGGGCTCGCAGCACGTGGGCATGGGCCGGGGCCTGTACGGCGGCGAGCGCGCCTTCCGCGCGGAGGTGGACGCCTGCGCGACGAAGCTGGCGCCCCACCTGGGCCTGGACCTGCGCACGGTCCTCTACCCGGCCGCCAGGGATGAGGAGGCCGCCGCCGCCCAGCTGCGGCAGACGCGCCTGGCCCAGCCCGCGCTGTTCACCATCGAGTACGCGCTGGCGAAGCTGTGGATGTCCTGGGGCATCCAGCCGGAGGCGATGGTGGGCCACAGCATTGGCGAGTACGTGGCCGCGTGCCTCGCGGGCGTGTTCAGCCTGGACGACGCGCTGGCCCTGGTGGCCGCGCGCGGTCAGCTCATGCAGGAGCTGCCGCCGGGCGCCATGCTCTCCGTCGCGCTGGCCGAGGAGGAGCTGGCCCCCCTGCTGGACGCGCGGCTGTCGGTAGCGGCGGTGAACGCGCCGGGCCTGACGGTGGTCGCGGGGCCGGTGGACGCGGTGGAGGGGCTGAAGGGCCGGCTCCAGGCGCGCGGCGTCGCGCACCGGCCGCTGCACACCTCCCACGCGTTCCACTCGCAGCTGATGGACCCCATCCTCGCGCCCTTCACCGAGCGGGTGCGCCGGGTGAGGCTGTCGGCGCCGCGCATCCCGTACCTGTCCAACGTCACCGGCACCTGGGTCACGGCCCAGGAGGCGACGAACCCCACCGCGTGGGCGAACCACCTGCGCCAGCCGGTGCGCTTCGCGGCGGGGCTCCAGACGCTGGGCGCGAGCCCCGTGCTGCTGGAGGTCGGCCCCGGCCGGACGCTCGCCACCTTCGCGTCGCGGCACACCGGCCTGCGCGTCCCCGCCACCACCGTGACGTCCCTGCCCCACCCGGAGGAGAAGACGCCGGACGCGCTCGTCGCGCGCGCCGCGCTGGGGCGGCTGTGGATGGCGGGCGTGGACGTGGACTGGGCCGCCGTGCACGCGGGCGCGCCCCGCCAGCGCGTGTCCCTGCCCACCTACCCCTTCGAGCGAAAGCGCTACTGGGTGTCGCCGGACGGCCCGCGCACGCACGCGGCCGCGCACGCGCCCGAGGAGGCGCGGGCGTCCGAGGCCCCCGAGGCCGCCCCGGACCCGGGCCACACGCGCCCCGCGCTGCGCACGGAGTTCGTGGCGCCCTCCACCGAGGACGAGCGGGCCCTGGCGCGCGTCTGGGAGGAGGTGCTGGGCGTGCGGCCGGTGGGCGTCCACGACGACTTCTTCGCGCTGGGCGGGCACTCGCTGCTGGCCACCACGCTGGTGGGCCGGCTGCGGGACACCTTCGGCGCGGCCCTGCCGCTGCAAGCGCTGTTCGAGGCCCCCACCATCCACCGGCTCGCGGCCCTCGTCGAACGGCAGCGGGTCCACCCCGGGCACAGCGACCCGGAGGTGGCCGCGCTGCTGCGAGTGCTGGAGGAGCTGACCACCCGGAAGGAAGCGGCGCCCCGCACGCCGTAG